The DNA window GCGCATGCCAGATGAAGGGACGATATACCCGGAATTATCCTATCATTTTTGCTGGCATATTTTCCCAGTCCTGAAAAAAGAGGGTCACCTGTTGAAAGAACAACAGCATCATCTGGAAGAAGATGAAGGTTTTTGTAATCTCTAATTTTATTGGCTTTTCCGGTTATGTATTTTTCAGCAGTTTCAATAGCACGCTTTGAACCATATACAACAGGGGCATTTTTTATAGCTTCAATAGCTTCTTCTGTCAGCATACCGGGACCGACACCTACACCCACTATAATCATTTGTCTCCCTCGCTGTCTTTTATAATTTCACCTTCTCTGTTAACAATAACTACTCTTGCACCTTCTGCTTTTTTAATAGTTTTTTCAAAGGCTTCCTGCAACCGGGTTCCTTCGGGTTCTTTTTCCACAAGTTCTGAAACTGTTGAGTATCCACTCCCAGTTAATATATCGGGATCTCCCCATTTAAGGATGAGTCCCGGTAATCCACAGATTATGACGTCACCAGTTGCGACTTCAAGCCCTTCTGAAATTCTACTTCCAAAAAGTACCACTGTATGATCCGGAAATAGCATAGTGGAATATCTTACCCCTATACGACCGGTTGTAATGACTACTTTCGAAGCGGTCTTGAGTAAATCTTCCTTCATTTCACCCAGATGGTCACTCCAGGGTTCAACAAATCCGGTGCTACCCAGTATAGATATGCCACCTGTGATACCAATCCTATCATTGAGGGTGTTTCTTGCGACATCTGCACCTCTTGGTAGTGATATTTTTACCCTGACACCATTGATTCCCAGTTCTTCAACCGCTTCACAAACGGAATCCTGTATCTGCTGCATGGGTCGGGGGTTAATTGCTGGATTCCCTTTTTTAATCTGGAGACCGTCCTGTATAACAGTACCAATCCCTTCTCCTGCAAATATGGATGTTTCATCGGATTCCATAGCATACGCTTCAAATTCTATACCTCTTGTGATATCGGATTCATGGTCGTTGTTAAGTTTTGAAACAACAGAATGACCATGATGGGCATCGACTTCCATCCGGGCTCTAAGTCCTACAGGAGTGGGAACTGTAACTGAATCAATATCTTTTCTTAGTGACAGAACAGCTGCCTTTGCAGCGATAGCTGCTGTAGTACCTGTTGTATATCCTCTTTTCAGTATTGAACCATCACTTAACACGACAATCATACCGTTTTTTATACTCTCGATCAGTTCTTCACGGGGGATACTGGCACGTTCTATCCATTCATCTGGAATTTTTGTGTTGTTTACCGGGTCAATCATTGCTGAACATTCGAAATATTGGATTATAAATATAGCGATTTAACTGTTTTCACCTGTTCGTTTAAACATCCTGTACAATTCATCCCTTGTAAATGATAGCATAGTGGGACGTCCATGCGGGCAGGTATAGGGATTCTGGGTATTTTTAAGCTGTACAATCAGATTTTCCATTTGTTCTGTATTGCAAATATGACCTGCTTTGATAGCACTTCTGCAGGCTATGGTTTTACACATATAATCATAAATGCCAACATCATTTTTTATCCTGCCGGCAGACAGAATTTCAGAAATCATGTCATGTAAGGTATCGGGTTTTTCTATGTTGCCGAAAATAACAGGTACAGAAGTGATAATGTAGGTGCTGGGTCCAAACTCGGATATAGCAAATCCGAATTCTTCCAGATAAGGTATATATTCTTCCATCAGAACTTTTTCCTTAATACTCAACTCAAGGGTTATGGGTGAAATGAGCTCCTGCCAGTCAGGATTTTTCGAGTTGCGAATGTGCTCATACATTATACGCTCGTGAGCAGCGTGCTGGTCTATAAGTACCAGTCTAGAATCCATCTCAGCAACAATATATAATTCATCCACCTGCCCCAATACTTTAATGTTACTGGATTCAGATTGAAGTTGAATACCCGATGATTGCTTGGGTATTTGAGATTCTTTATTTTCGTTTTCTGCAGTAGTCAGTCTTTCAGAGCGTTTCAGCCGTTTTTCAGTGTCCTTTATTGATGAAACGTTAGTGGCAGATTTTAGATGTTTTTTTTCGCCAGTTTTAGATGTTTTATATTCTGCAGGTTTTTCCCGGATTATATTATCCTTGCTGACTTGACTTTTATTACCAACTTCTTTGATATTAAGCTGTACAGAAGTTTCCTGACTTTTATCATTTTCCTTCTTATTGACACTTGGGATAAGTTCAGCCTGTCCAAGAGCTGTTTTAACGGATTCGGATATAGCATCCATGATGTCCTGTTCATGGCTAAGCCTTACATGGCTTTTTCTTGGGTGCACATTAATATCCACCTCTTCAGGGTTAATCTGGATGTTTAGGACTGCAGCAGGATATCGACCTTTAGGCAATAGGGTATAATATCCTGTCCTTAATGCGTTGCTGATGGCTCTGGATGACACACTGCGGTTGTTTATAAAAAAGGACTGGAAATCAGTACCACTTCTTGTAAATTCGGGTTTTGAAATATATCCTGACACCCTGATAAGTTCAGATTCATGGTCGACAGGTATCATCGACCTTGCCACATCACGTCCGTAAACATGAACGATGTTATCAAACAGGTTGCCAGATGATGGAGTATGTAGTACATTTCTTCCATTGCTTGTAAGTGTAAATGATACGTTGATGTTTCCAAGTGCCTGTTTCGAAACAGTATCTGTAATGTGGGCAAGTTCAGTTCTTTTGCTTTTGAGATATTTTCTGCGTGCAGGGGTGTTATAGAAAAGGTCATAAACATTCACAGATGTACCGGCTGATGCACCAATTTCTGAAACGTCATTTATCCCTTCAGGCTGGACGACTATCATTGTACCTGCAAGGTCGTCCTTTTGTCTGGTTATCATTTCAACTTTTGAGACCGAAGCAATGGATGATAGTGCTTCACCCCTAAAACCCAGTGTAGTTGTTGAATACAGGTCTTCAAGTTTCCATATTTTGCTGGTGGCGTGTTTTGTAAAAGCAAGGCGAACATCATCATAGCTCATACCAGTACCGTTGTCAGAGACAGTGATTTTTTTAGCTCCCCCTTCTTTGACGTCTATCTTTATTTCTGTAGCACCGGCATCTATTGAGTTTTCTATTAATTCTTTAACAACAGATGCGGGACGTTCAATCACTTCTCCCGCCGCAATTTTATTTATTGTACTGTCATCAAGGATATGTATTCTGGAATTATCCATTTCTTATTTTTCTCCATTGGATTCTATTTTATTTTGGAGCTCGTTTAACTTGTTCAATGCATCTATCGGTGTTAATTCATTGGTGTTTAGGTCTTTAAGTTCATTAACAACAGGATGTCGTTCATCTTCTTTATCATTCTGCTTTTGAGACTGGTCGGGGTCGAAAAAAACCAGTTGTGTATATTTTTTCTTCTTATCCTTTTTGTTGTCTTCATCACCTATAGATGCATTCTTTTCAATATCTTTTAATATTTCTCTGGCTCTACTGGTTACTTTTTTAGGAACGCCTGCATAACGTGCAACCTGTATTCCATAACTTTTATCAGTTGCACCGGGTACAATTTTCCTCAGAAATACAAGGTTGTCACCCTCTTCTTTGACTGCGATGTGATAGTTGCTGACTCTTTTGAGTTTGTTTTCAAGGTCTGTAAGCTGGTGATAATGAGTAGCAAAAAGCGATCTTACGCCAACACCGTCTTTTTTATGGATGTATTCCACAACAGCTTTTGCGATGCTGTATCCATCAAATGTGCTAGTACCTCTGCCTATTTCATCAAGTAGAACAAGGCTTTTAGGAGTTGCATTATTCAAAATATTGGCAAGTTCAACCATCTCCACCATAAATGTACTCTGTCCACTTGCAAGGTCATCAAAAGCACCAACTCTTGTAAACACCCTGTCCACAATTCCGATGGATGCATAAGAGGCAGGAACAAAAGAACCTGCCTGTGCCATTATAGTAATCAGTGAATTCTGGCGCATATAAGTGGATTTACCCGCCATATTGGGACCTGTAATCAATAAAAATTGATTATCAGTACAGTTCATCTCACAATCATTTGCAACAAACCCACTGTCTACTTTGTTTTCGACCACTGGATGACGACCTTCGCGTATGGTGATGTCACAGTCATCTGTAACTTCAGGTCTTACGTAGTTGTTATTAACAGCAATTTCGGCAAGGTTTGCCAGTACATCCAGTTTTCCAATAAGCGTTGCAGTACGTTGCAGGTTCTTTGAATGTGATGCCACTTTTGAATTTATATCGGTAAACAGGTTATACTCAAGAGATACGATTTTTTCATCGGCTGATATAATCATATTCTCGCGTTCTTTCAATTCCGGTGTATAGAAACGTTCAGCGTTTGCCATTGTCTGCTTCCGGATATAATCATCCGGTACGTATTTTATGTTGGGTTTTGTAACCTCTATATAGTATCCAAAAACCTTGTTGTATCCAACCTTTAACGAATTTATGCCTGTTCTTTCCCTTTCCTGTTTCTGGAATGAGGCAATCCATTCTTTGGAGTGTCTGGACATATCCTTGAGTTCGTCCAGTTCTTCACTGTAGCCCGGTTTAATAAGTCCTCCTTCCCTTACAGTTGCGGGAGGTTCATCTGTAATTCCCTTTTCAATCAGTTCTGTTATATCTCCCAGTTCCGTAAATGATGAAAGCTCGTTATGTATTTCTTTCAGGATATCTGACTGGTCACATTCCTTAAGGCATCCAATGATATCGGGTACAACTTCCAGTGACTTTTTAAGAGCAACAAGGTCTCTGGCGTTGGAATTTCCATAAACAATGCGCCCAATCAGGCGTTCTACATCCTTTACATAGGACAGGTATGACCTCAGGTCGAAACGTACAAGGGTTTCTTCTTTTAAATTCTGAACCGCATCAAGGCGTCGGTTAATTTTATCTATTGAGATCAGGGGTTTTACAAGCCATTTTTGTAGTAATCTGCCCCCCATGGGTGTTTTTGTGTCATCAAGGACTTTGAGAATAGTGGCATCATTACCTTCACCGCGTACACTTTTGATGACCTCCAGGTTTCTCAGGGTTATGGAATCCAGAACCATGAAATCCGAATCTGAATAACTCTTTAACGTATGTACATGTCCAAGTTCCCTCATCTGGGTTTCAAGAGTGTATTGAAGTGTTGCCCCAGATGCTGAAATCGCAAGTGTCAGGTCATCGCACCCCATACCTTTAAGAGTGGACACATTAAAATGTTGAAGTAATTGTAACCTTGCTGTATTTGTCTCAAAAGCGCTGGAGTCATATTCATGAAGGGTTATTTTCATGTCCTTCAGAAGCTGTGCAATTTCTGAATTATTATATAGATAGGGTGGAAGAATACATTCTGCGGGTCTCATCCGGGCAATTTCACTTGCAATTCGGTCATATGGTGGTTCATCGGATAATTGTGTGGTGAGGAATTCTCCAGTGGAAACATCTAAAAACGATAACCCAAACTCGTTATTCTTTTCAGAAATAGCCATCAGGTAATTGTTAGCAGCATCTGTAAACATAGTAGAATCGATAGCTGTTCCCGGTGTGACAACCCTTACAACTCCCCGTTTAACAACACCCTTGGCTTCTCTTGGATCTTCCAGTTGTTCACAGATTGCTACTTTGTATCCTTTTTTAATAAGTCTTGGTAAATAATTATCAACAGCATGGTATGGGATACCTGCAAGAGGTCTTTTTTCACCTTTTTTATTTCCGTTACGGTTTGTTAATGTGATTTCAAGTTCTTCAGAAACAGTTTTAGCATCTTCATCAAAACATTCGTAGAAATCGCCCATTCTGAAAAATAATAACGCATCACTGTATTTTTTCTTCATTTCATAATATTGTTGCATAGCAGGTGTTTGCTTGCTCATTTTAAACTCCGCAGACAAAATTGGTTTTCAAGTATTATCTATAACAAGTAAATATATTTCTTTTCCCAGACATTTATAAAAATTAAGAATCAGGAATGTTGGGTTACAGTAAGGATGGATTGCTCGTTGAAAACAAATGTCCGGCTGAAGTTATTTAAAAATACTGGTGAGCTGTTTATTCGAAAACAGGAATACAGACCCCCTATAACGGGGTCTTAGGT is part of the Methanohalobium evestigatum Z-7303 genome and encodes:
- the mutS gene encoding DNA mismatch repair protein MutS; the protein is MSKQTPAMQQYYEMKKKYSDALLFFRMGDFYECFDEDAKTVSEELEITLTNRNGNKKGEKRPLAGIPYHAVDNYLPRLIKKGYKVAICEQLEDPREAKGVVKRGVVRVVTPGTAIDSTMFTDAANNYLMAISEKNNEFGLSFLDVSTGEFLTTQLSDEPPYDRIASEIARMRPAECILPPYLYNNSEIAQLLKDMKITLHEYDSSAFETNTARLQLLQHFNVSTLKGMGCDDLTLAISASGATLQYTLETQMRELGHVHTLKSYSDSDFMVLDSITLRNLEVIKSVRGEGNDATILKVLDDTKTPMGGRLLQKWLVKPLISIDKINRRLDAVQNLKEETLVRFDLRSYLSYVKDVERLIGRIVYGNSNARDLVALKKSLEVVPDIIGCLKECDQSDILKEIHNELSSFTELGDITELIEKGITDEPPATVREGGLIKPGYSEELDELKDMSRHSKEWIASFQKQERERTGINSLKVGYNKVFGYYIEVTKPNIKYVPDDYIRKQTMANAERFYTPELKERENMIISADEKIVSLEYNLFTDINSKVASHSKNLQRTATLIGKLDVLANLAEIAVNNNYVRPEVTDDCDITIREGRHPVVENKVDSGFVANDCEMNCTDNQFLLITGPNMAGKSTYMRQNSLITIMAQAGSFVPASYASIGIVDRVFTRVGAFDDLASGQSTFMVEMVELANILNNATPKSLVLLDEIGRGTSTFDGYSIAKAVVEYIHKKDGVGVRSLFATHYHQLTDLENKLKRVSNYHIAVKEEGDNLVFLRKIVPGATDKSYGIQVARYAGVPKKVTSRAREILKDIEKNASIGDEDNKKDKKKKYTQLVFFDPDQSQKQNDKEDERHPVVNELKDLNTNELTPIDALNKLNELQNKIESNGEK
- the mutL gene encoding DNA mismatch repair endonuclease MutL, giving the protein MDNSRIHILDDSTINKIAAGEVIERPASVVKELIENSIDAGATEIKIDVKEGGAKKITVSDNGTGMSYDDVRLAFTKHATSKIWKLEDLYSTTTLGFRGEALSSIASVSKVEMITRQKDDLAGTMIVVQPEGINDVSEIGASAGTSVNVYDLFYNTPARRKYLKSKRTELAHITDTVSKQALGNINVSFTLTSNGRNVLHTPSSGNLFDNIVHVYGRDVARSMIPVDHESELIRVSGYISKPEFTRSGTDFQSFFINNRSVSSRAISNALRTGYYTLLPKGRYPAAVLNIQINPEEVDINVHPRKSHVRLSHEQDIMDAISESVKTALGQAELIPSVNKKENDKSQETSVQLNIKEVGNKSQVSKDNIIREKPAEYKTSKTGEKKHLKSATNVSSIKDTEKRLKRSERLTTAENENKESQIPKQSSGIQLQSESSNIKVLGQVDELYIVAEMDSRLVLIDQHAAHERIMYEHIRNSKNPDWQELISPITLELSIKEKVLMEEYIPYLEEFGFAISEFGPSTYIITSVPVIFGNIEKPDTLHDMISEILSAGRIKNDVGIYDYMCKTIACRSAIKAGHICNTEQMENLIVQLKNTQNPYTCPHGRPTMLSFTRDELYRMFKRTGENS
- a CDS encoding cobalt-precorrin-5B (C(1))-methyltransferase; this encodes MIDPVNNTKIPDEWIERASIPREELIESIKNGMIVVLSDGSILKRGYTTGTTAAIAAKAAVLSLRKDIDSVTVPTPVGLRARMEVDAHHGHSVVSKLNNDHESDITRGIEFEAYAMESDETSIFAGEGIGTVIQDGLQIKKGNPAINPRPMQQIQDSVCEAVEELGINGVRVKISLPRGADVARNTLNDRIGITGGISILGSTGFVEPWSDHLGEMKEDLLKTASKVVITTGRIGVRYSTMLFPDHTVVLFGSRISEGLEVATGDVIICGLPGLILKWGDPDILTGSGYSTVSELVEKEPEGTRLQEAFEKTIKKAEGARVVIVNREGEIIKDSEGDK